From Verrucomicrobiia bacterium, the proteins below share one genomic window:
- a CDS encoding sigma-70 family RNA polymerase sigma factor, with product MSFSDAELIARVLSLEDQNAFGELVRRYQSPVRGFLTRMARGDSHLADDLAQETFLKAWQKLKSFRGEARFSTWLFGIAFNEFRGEARKRKELSHDPAESPHDPAQPSPAAGNNLRLDLTEAMKVLNSGERAAVILCCQNGLSHEEAAQVLECPLGTVKTNVLRGREKLRRRLALEYKDYANA from the coding sequence GTGTCCTTCTCCGATGCCGAACTCATCGCCCGCGTCCTTTCGCTCGAAGACCAGAATGCCTTCGGCGAATTGGTCCGGCGCTATCAATCGCCCGTGCGCGGTTTTCTCACCCGCATGGCGCGCGGCGACAGCCACCTCGCCGACGACCTCGCGCAGGAAACTTTTTTGAAGGCCTGGCAAAAACTAAAATCCTTTCGCGGCGAGGCGCGGTTCTCCACCTGGCTCTTCGGCATCGCCTTCAACGAATTCCGCGGCGAGGCGCGCAAGCGCAAGGAACTCTCCCACGATCCCGCCGAATCCCCCCACGATCCCGCGCAACCTTCTCCCGCTGCGGGCAACAACCTGCGCCTCGATTTGACCGAAGCCATGAAAGTGCTAAATTCAGGCGAGCGCGCGGCGGTTATCCTGTGCTGCCAGAATGGGCTGTCGCATGAAGAGGCCGCGCAGGTTTTGGAATGCCCGCTGGGCACGGTCAAGACCAACGTCCTGCGTGGGCGCGAAAAATTGCGCCGCCGCCTCGCTCTCGAATATAAAGATTATGCCAACGCCTGA